AATGGTGATCGGCCAAGAAATTATGGAAACATTATACCGATAGTCGTGCAATTTTTAGACTTTTTCtattcctttttatttatgtttatgtaCTTTTTGTTTAGGTTGTAAACACATTTATTGTACAACGAGACCGgacaagaaaatgaaagtaCTAACTATAATGTGTGATTTTTGAGAAACacaatatagtagtatttatttaaatgctgcaaattaaaaaaaaaagagtatgTAGTCATACAATGATACAAAcaattttatctatatttaaatgctgcaaattaaaaaaaatgtatgtgGTCATACAATGATACAAATATGATGAAAATATACTTAAAGCTACATATAGTGTAAAAAAGTACTAGGTCTCACTCATGTTGTGGGTGTATTGgtctaataataaaataattaatgtttataaattttgaatttgagtttATTATGATACCACTGTACAATGGTAAATGTCTCGCTAGATATATAAGAGCATCAGCAACGCGTCTCGTTGCCATTCCTATCTCGTCCCGCAGAGACGAGACGGCGATGAGACGCAGTTGCAAACACCATCTCGTCTCGTCAGGATGAGCCATCCCGTTCCGCGTCGCGCGCGGAAGGGCATCGCGACGAGCTGTCTCGCCACGTGCCAGCACCACGTGGCGCGCTGGCGCtaggcgtgacgcccactcgccggccgGCGAGTGGGTGTCGTTTATAtccattaaaattgattttttttattttttttaaatcagaaaaaattcaaaaattaaaaaatatatataaaaaaaatctaaaaactATACtagccattttttttcaaatttgtaattttttttcaattttttaaagccttcaatcacttctataaataccaaatcatTCCCACATATTatccaccataaaaaaaactctctattctcactcaatttttttagtggtgagtttttttttgtttttttttatgattttaatcatgtgtttttatttttttagggttttaattatgtattttttatatttttaggattttaaattgtaattttattttatttaatgaagtgtgttttttattaattggattttttgaaaataaaaataaaaaatgaaattgaatagatagttaagagatgagatggttaagagatggatggATGTATGtgctgtctcttagttaagagatggagtgaaaaagtacagtggggcccatgaatagtgaagagatgaggggttaagagacggataagagacaccGTTGTGAATGTCCTAATTGGATTTGAAgatcaatattaaaatatgaaatactctctccgtccgccattaggagtcttaTTTGTGagcggcacgggttttaagaaacgttaagagaagtgggtggaaaaaaagttaatggaatagaggtcccacttgtatatattaagttgaataaaatataagtggaATGAGCTAATGGAAAGCGTGaccctattatcatttattataaaaatgaaccgagactcttattcgcaaacggattaaaatagaaaaacaagaCTCCTCCTATTAGTACATTTGCCATCACTGTACAATATTAGTACACGTCCGATCCTCTCAAAAATGATTCGTGAGATTTAGTCAGTTTGTTATTTAATCTGTTCTTTTGTTTGGTTAGCAATAACATGTTTGGTTAGCAATAACAGTTTAGtagattttttaatacattctcaaaatgaaagaacTCCTGAAATACTATTTTCATTGgagcatgaaattttataaaaaaaaaataaatatgatgcAAGAACTCCTGAAATACTATTTTCATtggaatatgaaattttatgaagaaaaaataaatatgatagttatttctctttacctcttcatttactttttttttttttgagatgcTATAGTAGAATGATAagcttcaatttattttagtgtTAAGTATTTTATATCACACGATATcagaattattaaattaagaatGCCAAACTTTatcttagttttattttaaaatttgatttgttggATTAAGAAGTCGTTAATCAATTTGCAATTAATACTTAATTTACTGCTTCTCCGGTCTGCTCTATTTCAATAAATCCAAATACTCATTCACCTAACAAATACTCTATTTACTGCAAATCAACTATTCTTTTAGAATAATGATTGCTTCACCTTAATTGACGGTgctctatatatttttaattaccaactactactataatactagaataaaatataaaatagtgaaaatttATATGCACGATTTAATAGCAGTGTTTCTGTTAAGAAGAAACGTAGAATACGCGTTTATTGACAGTGTTGAGAGACGAAAAACACTGGACTTAATGATTGATTTGAGATTTCACTAATTTGAATCACAGAAAGCATGAAGTCTAGTACTATAATTCACACACAAGTGGGATATGAGATATTATGTAGGGAGTAGTAGAATGCAAAATGATTGAAGCTAGTTTCACTTTAACAAAAGAAGTTGAGCAACGCTGGTATTAGCCTACTAAACCAATAGCATCTAAAATAGTTCTTTTTGCACCATCATTctattcttctctctcttgtttGGTGAGCAGTCATCGCTTGCCGACACATTAGTTAGCAACTGCCGTAGGTAGAGAAGGATACAACCATCATTAAGGTTCATGCTGCAATCATCTGTTGTGCACAGTGAAAGCAAATTTGGAGTAAAAAACCTCATTAATTTTGACACTCAAAAACAGTTGGATACGCCAAAACAAGGCCAAATGAAAACACCCCCTGTCCTAACCAGACATTGCAGGTGGTGGTAGAATAAAGAGCACCAAAAGAAGAAACACACAAAGTGTAGCTATTATGACCCCATCCCCATAGCTATTATGACCCCATCCCCATATCACTATGACTATGAGCTCTTACTTGTATTTTCCCAACTTttgctactactattttcCATCATGGAAAGGAATAATCATACACTTACTTTTACTTGATTGCAACCTTTTACGTGACTGGTGCCGTGATGCCTGCACAACCCCAGCCCGACCACATCTCCTCCATGTCTGAGTAGAACAGCTTTCGAGTTCGTTGCTGCATCCATTTCAAAGCATAAAATGGGGTGATTTTGCATCTCACTATTGCTTCAAAAAACTTGTGTTGCAATCATGTACAAGTAATTGATCAAGAAAAAGTGTGCACCTTACCTTGACCACAAAGAAGAGAGTAGCTCAAACCTTCTCTTTCACCATTGACAGCTTAAAGCTATACTTTTGTGATAGACCTCCACCATCTTTGGTGGGGCTATGACTTAGACAAGAATGAAAATGCTTCTTTACAACTGAATTTCTGTTTCTTCATCttttacaataatattttacatcACAGTGAGCTTAAGAAAGTTGTGAAAGCTTAATTTTGAGATATCAGTGGACCATAACAGTGTGCATGGCTTCATCAACTATATGAAAACACTCATCTTATTAACATAGCAAAGCCTCTAACATTCAACAATATCatgttttaaaattcatattagtAACTACAAACAAGAATGCATTTGCTATCTACACAACAATaataccataaatgataaccCTCCTCCCTCCCAAACCTATATATCCTTCATATGGACCTAACTCCAGATTCAACAAACCAAAGAAAACTGAAAGAAAGGAAAcaataaatatcaattaaatcCTACAACAACAATTCTACAAAGTTAACCAACAGAGACACTAGGTAGAAGGTGTATCTGCTAGAACCTCGTTCAGCATGACGTCATCGCCATATATGGAGCCAAAAAGCTCTGCATCCTTTTCTTCAGGACTGGAGTAGTCCTGTCTCTCGAGCTTTGCATGAGCTGCGACAAATATTAGCTTCTGAGCCCTATCCGAACCCGATCTCGAATTTCCTTGTCTACAAAACCACCTTGTGAACGATGAATCATGTTTGATTCCACACGAGGTCGCTTGAAGGAAAAGAAGCCTGACTGCAACTTTACTCAATATCTTAAAATCTTTGAGGTATGTTTCCCAGACAAGCCTACTGCCCTGGGGATTGGCAACTTTCAGTTTCCCCGTCACAGCATCATGCTGTCTTACCTGAACTGCCTGAGCATATAGTGGGTCCAAACCATCTGATCTCCACTTCATTAGTTCCATTAAAGCAATATGAGCTTCCTCCCTTGAAACCAGCCGCGTCACAAGCTTGTCAACGTCCTTCTCTTGCTCGTGTGTCAAGCACTTAAAAGGCGGAAGATACTTCCCACTAGCATCTCTGACCAAATACAAAGGATCAAGAATAAATGCAGCCGACCACGCTGGATGATACACCTTTCTGAATCGCCTTTCGAGAATCTTCTCCACAGGTCCTTCAGCAATGTCATTTTTTGTGCACCACTCCTTTATTTTAGCCCTCAGTTCCTCCCAAAGAGGGAGACACTGCCCAACTGACGGCCTCTCAGCCTCAATTTCTTCAGCCATCGCCACGATCATTTTCACTAGCGAATGAGCAGCCTCAACGTGTCTCCAGAATCCAACATCCTGAATCACAGCTGCAACCTCCCCACCACAAACATCCAATAAGGCAACTTTACACGAATCATCCGATACAATTAGGTTCAGAATTCTAGAGCAGCTCAATAAATCATCCAGCATTGCAATAAAAGGAGACCAAATCTTTGAGATTTCACATTTAGGATGAGGCACTCTAATAAATCCAGCAATGTCATACCCTTGCAGCCTAAACCTGTGGAAACTATTCCTAATCTGCGGAGTGGAATTGATGAGGCTAGCAATTTTTGTACAATTATCACTTACAGTCTTAAACAATGGAAGCTCTCTATACAAGTCCTTTATCAAACTAAAGAATCCTTGAACCTGACAAGATAAATTGATCATCCAATGATTCTGGAGTTCTAAATTCCTCAATGCTTTAGCTTTATACTTATCTGAAACGACCCCAACACATCTCTGCACATTGCCACCACAAACCCCTTGGATAGTCTCCCACAGAACCTCCTCCGCATACTGTGATGGCACGGCTGCACCATCAACGCTCATGGCCTTCCGGAAAATGGCTGTCCTGTTGGGAAGGTTCACCGTGAACTTAACCAAACGCTGGCTCCCAACACCGGCCTTCCACCCATCACAAGCAAGCTGAAAGAATGCTGCATCAGAAATCCTAGCTTCTGAGTCCATCCTAGCATGGTCAAACTTGGATTCGAGCCTCGAGCTCAAGAAGTCCATGTTCAAGGCCGCAGGAAACCCAAGCTGGTTAAGGAAAGCCCTGAACTTGGGATGTTCAAGGCTTGAAAAGGAGACCACCCCACATGAGTCGTAAAACCAGTCTCCCAAAGCATCAAACGATCTCTTCACTTGACTCGTGCTCAAGGCCGGGCTAGGCGAGGAGCCCCCGGGGCTCTTGAGCTTCTTCACACTGCTCTCCAGCCGCGCCAACGGCCCGTAATCCTCCTTCCCGCCGGACAACTGGAGCGGCTTCAGATAGAGAGGCGGAGCAGGGAGAAAGCTCACCTCATTGGTAAGGAAACGCGAGGGATCAACCATGTTAAGCGGGCACACATCTAGGGAAGCATCAACGGATTCTTGAGACTGCAAGCATCGCTTGCGATTACTACTCTTGCGAGCGGTGGGCGAGGCCAGAGGGGGAAGCTGCAGCATTGAGTTGAAATTGGGACAAGTCCCCTTCTTGAGATGCTCGGTGGCAGTTCTTGACGGGTTTGATGCGGAGAAGGCGGCGTTGCAGAGAGTGCATTTCAGCTTCACGGCTTTGGGCGGTTTCATATCACTCTCCCGTATGAGAATTGGCTCGAGATGGGCCCAGTACCAAGCGCCTTTGCCCTTCACCGCCTTTGTACGGACGGCTGCGAGGCCTTCATAGCGCTTGAAAACCGCCTTCGCCGCCGCGTCTTCGATTGGGATTGAATTTGAAGCATTAGACATTTTGAAGCAGGCTTTAGTGGGATGAGTTCATCATTGACGTGGGATTGGGGGGGGCGGCGGCCGTCATTTTAGCCGCAGAGAGAGAAGGGAACAAGTGTACGGGAAAATGGGACAAGGGGAAGGAAGGAAGGAAGGAGAAGATACGGTGTGCAGAATcatgtagagagagagattggaGAAATGGGAGATGATGATGGAGGAGTGGGTGTCTGTGAATGTAAAttagagtatttaattaatgtttatagAAGGTGGGTATTTTATTTGCTGATAAAGGCGCGTGTGAGGAATCCACGAATCAGAGCTTTAAGATTTGTCAAAAAGGTGGGGGCCCAATACAACAAGCCAATTAGATTCACTTACTAGTCAACTCTAGCACTCGTTTACTGACATGTCATCTATTTTACAATGGCTTCAAATTTTTcatgtttctaatattattacaTCACTCATCACTGATTCCTTTAATTTGTATCTATAACTTTATAAACCtatactaaattttattttagttttttattttattttttaattatcatccattttaaaaaattatactcctatgtTCCATACAAATAAACCACTGTTTTGCATggattttaatacataattaataaaataaaaaagaaatagattaaaaagtgattaaaatatactagttGAGAAATTAGAAGTTGCTCTTATTATAAGACAACTCAAATAGCGAAAATGGTACTTATGGAATTATATgagtataatactataaataataaaagtattcaattaaaatttactccCACGTAAATAAATGTAACATCTTTTACCTCctcgagttttaaaaaattgtctgacttaataaaataaagtggtagaaataattaatggaagatggattcctacttttatattgattttataataaaatgtgaatgcagtgtgggttagtggaatatatggTTCAATTGCTAAAactagtaaaagtgaaattagaATTATAATGGCAGACGgatgaaatattccataaatataaaGTGTATTGATAATCACcactagggatgtcaattcaacTCAAAACCCGTGGGCCGGCCCGAACAACCCGGTAATATGAGTGGGTTAGGGccataattttattacccGAATACAAAACGGGCTAAACTGGTTGGCCCGAATGGGTTGACGGGTTAAACGAGTCGGCCCAATGGGTtgtgagttttaattataaaatattaagttttaggggtttttttatatttttgaatcctcAATTTTCATTCTACACAATCATTAGTTTTTTCACTCGATCCCACAATATCAGCTTTCAAGTTTCATTTCAACTCATTATTGCACCGATCCCACAATATCAACTTTCAAGTTCCATCTCAACTCATTATTGCACCGTTCTATCATCCGCCACTAGTGTCTTACCACTACCAAAGCcaagataaaattaagaactaacccattaaaatcttaatatatttatcattttaataatgattcatgtaagatatgatttttaattttcgtaaagaattagttacgaacaatgccataataatgacacgaacacaagctttaatttatattgtagttGATCAAGATGAAAGACTTCTTttcaagtactccctccgtcccctattaggagtcactctttgaccggacacggattttaagaaatgtaaagaaaagttggttgaaaaagttagtggaatgtgagacccatttttttatattggttttataataaaatgtgagtgaattaagttagtggaatgtgagacctatttactatttatggtaaaaatgatgcgtgactcttaattggggacggaccgaaatggaaaggtgtgactcttaatgggggacggagggagtattattgaagaaaactatgaaaatttgaagattttatatgattttaaactaaaaggaaaaaagtatctaaaattaaaataatttatagaagaaaattttgatacaagagattattttcgaaagcttttaggcccgaatagcccgatgggttagcccaaaacccgacgggttagggttagggttgaaaattcaTGACCCGAAAAATCTATAACCCGAATGGCCCACACCCAAATAACCCGACGACCTGTGTAGGCTGGCCCTAACCCGAACGGAttagcccgattgacatccctaatcaCCACTACCATCATTTTGTAAACTTATAACCTTCAAGATGATTCAATTTGTGAATGAACTTCTGATCTTCAAATAACCAATGAGCCTATAatttttgatcaaattatatAACGGCATTTATATTCTAACCTAGCCAACCTGTTTACCAAGTAGGTCCGGCTAAGCTGAGCttaaatatatactcatattcatttatgaaaaataattttatttgtagatGATACTCCACATGTTTtaagtatgagagaaaaataaaaataaataaacaaaattggaatgaaaaattaaattttcataaataaaatgagactaatttaaatggagtaatcaaaataaattagatgaAGTACAAAAAAAGTCCAAATGGATCTGCGGCAAGCTCAACCCAGAGCAGGAGCGGCCCACTTAATATATAcggagtaaaaaaaaaaagacaaataataataataataaaaaaaaagaaattccgTGGTAGGGTTTAACACTACCTTGTTGCCATCCCTGAGGTCTTACGCAAAACCGCAGTCGGCATTTGAATTGCGCCACAACAATGGCTTTTTGGGGTATACACTCAATCaattctttatctttttagtttCATCGTTTAATTAGAGCGTTATAGACAATCTACTATTCTTCACACTTGACAGATTTGTCTTTTTTGGACAATCAGGGATTGAAGTAAAACCAGGAGAACCGTACGTTTTGTCTGATGAGGAGAGAGGAAGGCTTCATGTGACTCAGGTTTGTCGAGTTTGAATTTGGCATTACTTTTACCTATCTACTGTATTTGTTTTTGCAGAAAAcgtgtttattattttactgttTAGTTTCATATGTTCAAATTGAAGAGTATTCAGTTTAAAACTGTGAGTTTAATCatt
The nucleotide sequence above comes from Salvia hispanica cultivar TCC Black 2014 chromosome 5, UniMelb_Shisp_WGS_1.0, whole genome shotgun sequence. Encoded proteins:
- the LOC125191065 gene encoding uncharacterized protein LOC125191065 — protein: MSNASNSIPIEDAAAKAVFKRYEGLAAVRTKAVKGKGAWYWAHLEPILIRESDMKPPKAVKLKCTLCNAAFSASNPSRTATEHLKKGTCPNFNSMLQLPPLASPTARKSSNRKRCLQSQESVDASLDVCPLNMVDPSRFLTNEVSFLPAPPLYLKPLQLSGGKEDYGPLARLESSVKKLKSPGGSSPSPALSTSQVKRSFDALGDWFYDSCGVVSFSSLEHPKFRAFLNQLGFPAALNMDFLSSRLESKFDHARMDSEARISDAAFFQLACDGWKAGVGSQRLVKFTVNLPNRTAIFRKAMSVDGAAVPSQYAEEVLWETIQGVCGGNVQRCVGVVSDKYKAKALRNLELQNHWMINLSCQVQGFFSLIKDLYRELPLFKTVSDNCTKIASLINSTPQIRNSFHRFRLQGYDIAGFIRVPHPKCEISKIWSPFIAMLDDLLSCSRILNLIVSDDSCKVALLDVCGGEVAAVIQDVGFWRHVEAAHSLVKMIVAMAEEIEAERPSVGQCLPLWEELRAKIKEWCTKNDIAEGPVEKILERRFRKVYHPAWSAAFILDPLYLVRDASGKYLPPFKCLTHEQEKDVDKLVTRLVSREEAHIALMELMKWRSDGLDPLYAQAVQVRQHDAVTGKLKVANPQGSRLVWETYLKDFKILSKVAVRLLFLQATSCGIKHDSSFTRWFCRQGNSRSGSDRAQKLIFVAAHAKLERQDYSSPEEKDAELFGSIYGDDVMLNEVLADTPST